A window from Bacillota bacterium encodes these proteins:
- the aroB gene encoding 3-dehydroquinate synthase → MSLTESGDVLHISSGERTVSVREVKVELGPRSYTIYVAAGTLGDFGYYAGRHLAGKRIMVVTNPTVGGLYGEVLRRSLTSAGFTVIWAEIPDGEAYKNLSTVAGLYDAALDGGVERGDAVVALGGGVVGDIAGFLAATYMRGVALVQVPTTLLAQVDSSVGGKVGVNHPRAKNIIGAFYQPFFVFIDVRTLASLPDREVRAGLAEVIKYGVIKDAEFFQWLETNIERLLKLEPPALEYAVSVSCRIKAAVVSADEKEEGIRAILNFGHTVGHALEAVTVYHRFVHGEAVGVGMAAAGRLAADLGFFDKTGVESITALINRAGLPSEIPPDIPIEELLEAVHRDKKVSDSQLTFVFPEAIGRVRIVRGVPVAAVRAVVTASK, encoded by the coding sequence GTGAGCCTGACAGAATCAGGCGACGTTTTGCATATATCTTCCGGGGAAAGGACCGTATCGGTGAGGGAAGTTAAGGTTGAACTGGGGCCGCGGAGTTATACGATTTATGTCGCAGCAGGAACGCTTGGGGATTTCGGGTACTACGCCGGGCGTCACCTTGCGGGCAAACGGATAATGGTTGTCACGAACCCCACGGTGGGAGGGCTTTACGGGGAGGTCCTGCGCCGGAGCTTGACATCCGCGGGATTCACGGTGATCTGGGCGGAGATTCCCGACGGTGAAGCTTATAAAAACCTGAGCACCGTGGCGGGTCTTTACGACGCCGCCCTTGACGGGGGGGTGGAACGGGGGGACGCGGTGGTCGCGCTTGGCGGGGGCGTGGTCGGCGATATCGCCGGCTTTCTGGCGGCCACTTACATGCGGGGTGTAGCGCTGGTCCAGGTACCGACCACGCTCCTGGCCCAGGTGGACTCGAGCGTAGGCGGTAAAGTCGGGGTGAATCACCCGCGGGCTAAGAACATCATCGGCGCCTTCTATCAGCCGTTTTTTGTGTTTATTGATGTCCGGACGCTTGCCTCGCTGCCCGACAGAGAGGTCCGGGCGGGACTCGCCGAGGTGATTAAGTACGGTGTGATCAAGGACGCCGAATTCTTCCAATGGCTTGAAACGAATATCGAAAGGCTGTTGAAGCTGGAACCTCCCGCGCTTGAATACGCCGTGTCGGTGTCCTGCCGTATTAAGGCGGCGGTGGTTTCCGCCGATGAAAAGGAAGAAGGGATTCGTGCCATCCTTAACTTCGGGCACACAGTCGGACATGCTCTTGAGGCGGTAACCGTTTACCATCGTTTTGTGCACGGCGAAGCGGTGGGGGTCGGCATGGCGGCGGCGGGAAGGTTGGCGGCGGACCTGGGCTTTTTCGACAAAACCGGGGTCGAGAGCATAACCGCCCTTATAAACCGTGCAGGCCTGCCGAGTGAAATTCCACCGGATATCCCGATAGAAGAACTTTTAGAAGCTGTGCACCGAGATAAAAAGGTATCCGACAGTCAGTTAACTTTTGTTTTTCCGGAAGCCATCGGGCGGGTACGGATCGTCCGCGGTGTACCGGTTGCGGCTGTGCGGGCGGTTGTTACGGCGTCGAAGTAA
- a CDS encoding GspE/PulE family protein yields the protein MALARGQRRLLGDFLLENKLITPAQLQEGLKLQQKTGERLGKTLVDLGYVSQEDIVDILQCQLGIPQVNLSATKINPLLFDSVPENLVRRHKVIPVKKEGNKLTVALVDPLNMVAIDDLHLATGLEIEPLLATEREIDSAIQRYFELPGLGKAMEELEVTEIAQMEAVNLDGREESIGDEAPIVRLANSLVIQAINDQASDIHIEPQQENVRIRFRVDGMLREATTLSRKFRAPLISRIKIMAGMDIAERRTPQDGRIQIRYQERDVDLRVSTMPTVFGEKAVLRILDKGKMLLRIDQLGFQEENLSRFKEIIRHSYGMILITGPTGSGKTTTLYGVLSEINSPELNVITIEDPVEYLLAGVNQVQVNTKAGLTFARGLRSMLRQDPDIVMVGEIRDAETAEIAVRAAMTGHLVLSTMHTNDAAGAVARLLDMGIEPFLVASTLIGVTAQRLVRMVCPRCREAYQPETGAPERFFMGMGPSDPVTVYRAKGCRYCDNAGYRRRTSICEVLPVTPAIKEMVIRKMPASVIRRQAVAEGMRTLQEDGIQKALEGTTTIKEVMRVAYLEDS from the coding sequence ATGGCTTTAGCCAGAGGACAACGGCGGCTTTTAGGCGATTTTCTTTTAGAAAACAAGCTCATTACGCCGGCGCAGCTTCAGGAAGGGTTGAAGCTGCAGCAGAAGACCGGCGAACGGCTTGGGAAGACGCTGGTTGACCTCGGTTATGTTTCCCAGGAAGACATCGTGGATATTCTGCAGTGCCAGCTCGGAATACCCCAGGTAAACCTCAGCGCTACGAAAATAAACCCCCTTTTGTTCGATAGTGTTCCGGAAAACCTCGTGCGCCGGCACAAGGTCATTCCGGTTAAAAAGGAAGGAAACAAGTTGACCGTCGCGTTGGTCGACCCTCTTAACATGGTGGCGATCGACGACCTTCACCTCGCTACGGGCCTGGAAATTGAGCCGCTGCTGGCTACTGAGAGGGAAATCGACAGCGCGATACAACGATACTTCGAACTGCCCGGGCTCGGCAAGGCGATGGAGGAGTTGGAGGTAACCGAAATCGCGCAGATGGAGGCGGTAAACCTCGACGGGCGTGAAGAATCGATAGGAGATGAAGCACCCATCGTACGCCTGGCCAACTCACTGGTCATCCAGGCGATAAACGACCAGGCCAGCGACATCCACATCGAGCCCCAGCAGGAGAACGTACGGATAAGGTTTCGCGTCGACGGAATGCTGCGGGAGGCGACGACCCTGTCACGCAAGTTCAGGGCGCCTCTGATTTCGCGGATTAAAATAATGGCCGGCATGGATATCGCCGAGCGCAGGACCCCTCAGGACGGCCGCATTCAGATCCGCTACCAGGAACGTGATGTTGACCTGCGTGTTTCCACCATGCCTACGGTTTTCGGGGAAAAGGCGGTCCTCCGGATTCTGGATAAAGGGAAAATGCTTCTCCGGATCGACCAATTGGGTTTCCAGGAGGAGAACTTGAGCCGCTTTAAGGAGATTATCCGGCATTCTTACGGCATGATCCTGATTACGGGACCGACCGGCAGCGGAAAAACCACCACGCTCTACGGCGTGTTGTCGGAGATCAACTCGCCGGAGTTGAACGTGATAACCATCGAGGATCCCGTTGAGTACCTTCTGGCGGGTGTGAATCAGGTTCAGGTCAATACGAAGGCGGGGCTGACCTTCGCGCGCGGTCTGCGTTCGATGCTGCGCCAGGACCCCGATATTGTAATGGTCGGGGAGATCAGGGACGCCGAAACCGCCGAGATAGCGGTGCGCGCGGCGATGACGGGACACCTGGTCCTTTCGACGATGCACACAAATGACGCCGCGGGCGCCGTAGCGCGGCTTTTGGACATGGGAATAGAACCGTTCCTGGTCGCTTCGACGCTGATCGGAGTTACGGCGCAGCGGCTTGTACGGATGGTGTGTCCCCGGTGCCGGGAGGCTTACCAACCTGAGACGGGAGCGCCCGAACGCTTCTTCATGGGAATGGGGCCTTCCGATCCCGTGACCGTTTACCGGGCAAAGGGATGCCGGTACTGTGACAATGCCGGTTATCGAAGGCGGACAAGCATCTGTGAGGTGCTGCCGGTAACGCCTGCCATCAAGGAAATGGTCATCAGGAAGATGCCTGCTTCTGTAATTCGGCGGCAGGCGGTAGCCGAGGGGATGCGAACCCTTCAGGAAGACGGGATCCAGAAAGCCCTGGAAGGGACTACCACCATTAAAGAGGTCATGCGGGTGGCGTACTTGGAGGATAGTTAA
- a CDS encoding type IV pilus twitching motility protein PilT, with product MLIPDIHILLNLAVEQKASDIHLTVAVPPVFRINGELVPLSLDMEGQLTPRVTGSELKGEEEGIQTLTREDVEDLVRQLMTEHQLKRFAEIGEVDFAYGVSGLGRFRINCFKQRGSPAVAIRVLNTRVPAIADLGLPDVLAHLARRPHGLVLVTGAAGSGKSTTLAAMVNLINRERRCHILTLEDPIEYLHRHNRSIVNQREIEDDTRSFATALRAALREDPDVIMVGEMRDLETTAITVTAAETGHLVLATMHTPNAAFTIDRIIDVFPPHQQGQVRIQLAGAMQGIIAQQLLPRADKKGRVVAVEVLIATPAVRNLIREGKTQQIPTLIQTGSRYGMISFDQSLKSLSARGFITKEQMFSRVEDSEALLRGT from the coding sequence ATGTTAATACCCGATATCCATATACTCTTAAATCTGGCGGTGGAGCAGAAGGCTTCGGATATTCACCTGACGGTTGCCGTGCCTCCGGTTTTCCGGATCAACGGCGAACTTGTTCCCCTGAGTCTGGACATGGAGGGACAATTGACTCCCCGTGTCACCGGCAGCGAGCTGAAGGGGGAGGAAGAGGGCATCCAGACGCTCACCCGGGAGGATGTCGAGGACCTGGTGCGGCAGTTGATGACCGAGCATCAGTTAAAACGCTTTGCGGAAATCGGTGAGGTCGATTTCGCTTACGGAGTATCGGGCCTTGGGCGCTTCCGGATTAACTGCTTTAAGCAGCGCGGCAGCCCGGCGGTGGCCATCCGCGTCTTAAACACCCGTGTGCCGGCGATCGCCGACCTCGGACTGCCCGATGTGCTCGCGCACTTGGCGCGGCGCCCCCACGGGCTCGTCCTGGTGACCGGGGCGGCTGGAAGCGGTAAATCTACAACCCTCGCGGCAATGGTCAACCTGATCAACCGGGAGCGGCGCTGCCACATTCTGACCCTCGAAGATCCCATTGAGTATCTGCACCGTCACAACCGCTCGATTGTAAACCAGCGCGAAATCGAAGACGACACCAGGAGCTTCGCCACCGCGTTGAGGGCGGCCCTGCGCGAAGACCCCGACGTGATAATGGTCGGTGAGATGCGCGATCTCGAAACCACCGCCATCACCGTCACCGCCGCCGAAACCGGCCACTTAGTATTGGCCACGATGCACACCCCCAACGCCGCGTTTACCATAGACCGCATCATCGACGTCTTTCCGCCGCACCAACAAGGGCAGGTGCGGATTCAGCTTGCCGGCGCTATGCAGGGGATTATCGCCCAGCAGCTTCTCCCGCGCGCAGATAAGAAAGGCCGCGTTGTCGCGGTTGAAGTGCTGATTGCGACACCGGCGGTGCGGAATCTCATCCGCGAAGGAAAGACGCAGCAGATCCCCACTCTTATACAGACTGGGAGCCGGTACGGAATGATATCTTTCGACCAGAGCCTGAAGAGCCTCAGCGCACGGGGCTTTATTACGAAGGAACAGATGTTCTCCCGTGTCGAGGATTCGGAGGCCTTGCTGCGGGGAACTTAA
- a CDS encoding type II secretion system protein GspG encodes MREKAVMTEFRGIKTVLDEHLELNDYLPDNTSIETVLQDDNINWTGVTGGITDPWGNAYYYRAAAGNTYIVVSKGRDELRNSGDEIFVRQNVPPTRDKYTYQSGGSYSNGVAW; translated from the coding sequence ATGAGAGAAAAAGCGGTTATGACCGAGTTCCGCGGGATCAAAACGGTATTGGACGAGCATCTTGAATTGAACGACTATTTACCCGATAATACCAGCATTGAAACGGTACTACAAGACGACAACATTAACTGGACCGGTGTTACGGGAGGCATCACTGACCCTTGGGGCAACGCCTACTACTACCGGGCAGCGGCGGGAAATACCTACATCGTGGTTTCGAAAGGAAGAGACGAATTACGTAACTCTGGGGACGAAATCTTTGTCAGACAGAATGTGCCGCCGACAAGAGATAAATATACCTATCAATCCGGGGGCAGTTATTCAAACGGTGTGGCATGGTAA
- a CDS encoding type II secretion system protein GspG: MLRRVRKICRCLYQDECGFTLIELIIVAILLGILVIVFTSGIKGKVTKAKQDKVIADLRAMKTVLDTYFNDYGEYPKGRRNGWGTPTINDVMREHGINWDPYSLDGLRDPWGHAYVYRTPQVIRPGMDTLHGGPFMSKYRTGYLLFSCGPDRQLQNGWSPGEQKQSKDDIYVTHNRSPAENLTNWRTRSEFVPEFGVQGGNDAYESRSCLDTSILIFGGVF, encoded by the coding sequence GTGCTGCGACGGGTGCGAAAGATATGCCGTTGCCTTTATCAGGACGAATGTGGTTTCACCTTGATTGAGCTCATCATTGTCGCGATCTTGCTAGGTATCCTCGTTATAGTTTTTACCTCCGGCATCAAGGGTAAGGTTACTAAAGCCAAACAAGACAAGGTGATCGCGGACCTGCGGGCGATGAAAACCGTTCTTGACACCTACTTTAACGACTATGGCGAGTACCCAAAAGGAAGAAGAAACGGGTGGGGTACCCCTACGATTAATGACGTGATGCGTGAGCACGGAATCAACTGGGACCCGTATTCTCTGGACGGGTTAAGAGACCCGTGGGGTCATGCTTATGTATACAGAACCCCTCAGGTTATTCGGCCTGGTATGGATACCTTACACGGGGGTCCCTTTATGAGCAAGTACCGTACAGGCTATTTGTTGTTTTCCTGCGGTCCTGACCGCCAGTTACAGAATGGTTGGAGTCCCGGTGAACAAAAACAGAGCAAAGACGATATCTATGTGACGCATAATCGTTCGCCTGCCGAGAATTTGACGAACTGGAGGACAAGGTCGGAGTTTGTCCCGGAGTTCGGAGTACAAGGCGGCAATGACGCTTACGAGTCCCGTTCATGTTTGGATACGAGTATCCTTATTTTCGGTGGCGTGTTTTAA
- a CDS encoding prepilin-type N-terminal cleavage/methylation domain-containing protein, which produces MDCHKSRWMNVGRENEKGLTIIELSIVVSIILILASALILPGVRRFLNAAREKEAVAELQAMKSVMDTYYANYGILPSGPYGNPVSRTGPLPHPHIGEVLREKGINWDDDSFNGLLDPWGKSYVYRTDMWHPGHPGTRQRYIIFSKGPDKLEENRDDIYITENRFTSKDLTNIKTDFGFTYMGGPHEVYEAYSNRQGALDSTVD; this is translated from the coding sequence ATGGATTGTCATAAATCCCGCTGGATGAACGTTGGTCGGGAGAATGAGAAAGGTTTGACCATAATCGAATTATCTATAGTCGTCAGCATCATTCTGATTCTGGCATCAGCGCTCATATTACCTGGGGTCAGGCGCTTTTTAAACGCTGCAAGGGAAAAGGAGGCCGTGGCCGAGCTGCAGGCGATGAAGAGCGTGATGGATACATATTATGCGAATTACGGCATACTCCCTTCAGGTCCTTACGGGAATCCTGTGTCCAGGACAGGCCCACTCCCACACCCGCACATCGGGGAAGTGTTAAGGGAGAAGGGTATTAATTGGGACGATGATTCTTTCAACGGCTTATTGGACCCGTGGGGCAAGAGTTACGTGTATCGAACCGACATGTGGCACCCGGGGCATCCGGGAACCCGTCAGCGATACATAATTTTTTCCAAAGGACCGGACAAGCTTGAGGAAAACAGGGACGACATTTACATAACGGAGAATCGTTTTACATCTAAAGACTTGACAAATATAAAGACGGATTTTGGTTTTACCTATATGGGTGGTCCTCACGAAGTCTATGAGGCTTATTCCAACCGGCAAGGAGCTTTAGATTCTACGGTGGACTAA
- a CDS encoding type II secretion system F family protein — protein MFAYKTRSHEGRHVDGFLEADSEAAAVGILRARNLFVVDVRPATDAGGTSRFNISLESLFRPKVTLRELAIFCRQFSVMLEAGVPVFQSLNILAEQTEKSAFKQAIGKVVEQLEGGFGLAESFRLFPRIFPPVFTSMIEAGEVSGTLELVLGRLAVHFEKEHEIREQVRGAMMYPAVVLLIAFMAVTILMIWVIPGFEKLLADMKADLPLPTRFIFGVSRFVRHFWWAPPAVAVLFILSLKYFFGSTIGGKELWDRAVLRMPIVGTVARKVIIARFARTLGSMVKSGVPILAALEVVRKTAGNAVASRAIGETMESVSEGGAIAGLLEKSGVFPPMVTRMVAIGEETGAMESLLEKVATFYDQDVDQAVKRLTVTIEPVLIVLVGVVVGSIILSILIPMFSIYSSYR, from the coding sequence GTGTTTGCATACAAGACGAGAAGCCACGAAGGCAGGCATGTCGACGGTTTTCTCGAAGCCGACAGCGAGGCGGCTGCGGTCGGGATACTCAGGGCTAGGAACCTTTTCGTCGTCGATGTGCGGCCTGCTACGGATGCGGGTGGTACAAGCAGGTTCAACATCAGCCTGGAGTCACTTTTCCGGCCGAAGGTTACACTACGGGAACTGGCCATATTCTGCCGGCAGTTTTCGGTGATGCTCGAGGCAGGGGTGCCGGTATTCCAGTCTTTGAACATTCTTGCGGAACAGACGGAGAAATCAGCCTTCAAACAGGCGATCGGGAAGGTTGTCGAGCAGCTTGAGGGAGGCTTCGGCCTCGCGGAAAGCTTCCGTCTTTTTCCGCGGATCTTTCCGCCGGTTTTCACCAGCATGATCGAGGCGGGCGAGGTGAGCGGCACGCTTGAACTGGTTCTCGGGAGGCTCGCGGTGCATTTTGAAAAAGAGCACGAAATCCGGGAGCAGGTCCGGGGCGCCATGATGTATCCCGCGGTGGTCCTGCTGATAGCTTTTATGGCGGTTACCATATTAATGATCTGGGTGATCCCGGGGTTTGAAAAACTGCTGGCCGACATGAAGGCGGATTTGCCGCTGCCAACGCGCTTTATTTTCGGTGTAAGCCGTTTTGTGAGGCATTTCTGGTGGGCGCCTCCCGCAGTTGCGGTTTTGTTTATCTTAAGCCTTAAGTACTTCTTCGGCTCGACGATCGGGGGCAAAGAGCTATGGGACCGCGCGGTTTTGAGAATGCCTATCGTGGGAACAGTGGCCCGTAAGGTCATTATCGCCCGGTTTGCGCGGACACTGGGCTCGATGGTGAAGAGCGGCGTGCCGATCCTGGCGGCGCTGGAGGTGGTGCGGAAAACAGCCGGAAATGCTGTAGCATCCCGGGCGATCGGCGAAACTATGGAAAGCGTAAGCGAAGGGGGGGCGATAGCGGGACTTCTGGAAAAAAGCGGCGTCTTTCCGCCCATGGTTACGCGCATGGTCGCTATCGGCGAGGAGACGGGCGCGATGGAAAGCCTTTTGGAGAAGGTGGCAACATTCTACGACCAGGACGTCGATCAGGCAGTAAAGAGGCTTACGGTCACGATCGAGCCTGTGTTGATTGTGCTGGTCGGTGTTGTTGTCGGTTCCATTATACTATCCATACTGATTCCCATGTTTTCAATTTACAGCAGCTACCGCTAA
- a CDS encoding type II secretion system protein GspG — protein MFLKSKLRKHASRKDYGFTLIELIVVIAIIGVIAIIAIPRLTNRADDARARSVEATLRSMRTVLDVYRTDYQRYPDGSEIGSVMQDHGIDWTGAAGGQVDPWGNGYAYGQLTTDTFALASKGPDSTANTADDFYVTELVQPTQGNTAGILDGTDEDAVSNNDTWP, from the coding sequence TTGTTTTTAAAATCAAAGCTGCGTAAACACGCATCGAGAAAAGACTACGGTTTCACCTTAATCGAACTTATAGTGGTCATAGCCATTATCGGGGTAATAGCCATAATCGCGATTCCCAGGCTGACGAACCGGGCCGACGACGCACGGGCGAGGTCTGTTGAGGCGACGCTGCGTTCAATGAGGACCGTCTTGGACGTGTACCGTACGGATTACCAGCGGTATCCTGACGGTTCCGAAATAGGCTCGGTGATGCAAGATCACGGTATAGACTGGACGGGTGCGGCCGGCGGACAGGTTGACCCATGGGGCAATGGTTATGCGTATGGGCAGTTGACAACTGACACGTTTGCTCTGGCATCAAAAGGGCCAGATTCGACGGCAAATACCGCTGATGATTTTTATGTTACAGAACTGGTCCAACCTACTCAGGGCAACACTGCTGGAATTCTTGACGGTACTGACGAAGATGCCGTCTCGAACAACGATACTTGGCCCTAA
- a CDS encoding prepilin peptidase, whose protein sequence is MAYLLIIVLGFIIGSFLNAVIYRVPRGESIVRPGSSCPACGARLNWFELVPVLSYLFLRGRCRHCGVRISPRYPAVEVLTAALFLTVYVLTLRDVKTGTISDGTQLALVLSKRLFLTAGLIAVSFTDLEHRRIPNLLVLALLAGAVVLVPLAGDVEVIQAALGCLAAGGALLLLGILFKDGMGGGDIKLAAVAGLYLGWGNAVLGLFLGALSGSVIGVSLIIAGRKTRKDFIPFGPFLAAGFFVSMLWGGEIVRWYLSYYGIR, encoded by the coding sequence ATGGCTTACTTGCTAATTATCGTACTGGGTTTTATTATTGGCAGCTTCCTGAACGCGGTGATTTACCGAGTGCCGCGGGGTGAAAGTATCGTCCGGCCGGGGTCTTCATGCCCCGCGTGCGGCGCCCGGCTGAACTGGTTCGAGTTGGTCCCGGTCCTGAGTTACCTGTTCTTGCGCGGAAGATGCCGCCATTGCGGGGTGCGGATTAGCCCCCGCTACCCTGCGGTGGAGGTTTTAACGGCCGCACTGTTTCTAACGGTCTATGTTTTAACGCTGCGGGACGTAAAGACCGGAACAATATCCGATGGAACGCAACTCGCATTGGTATTGTCAAAAAGACTTTTCTTGACGGCCGGGCTTATCGCGGTATCCTTCACGGACCTCGAGCACCGGCGGATTCCCAACCTTCTCGTGCTGGCGCTCTTGGCGGGAGCGGTGGTCCTGGTCCCGCTTGCCGGCGATGTCGAGGTCATCCAGGCGGCGCTGGGATGCCTGGCCGCCGGTGGAGCGCTTCTGCTGCTCGGCATCTTGTTCAAGGACGGGATGGGCGGCGGGGACATCAAGCTGGCGGCGGTTGCAGGTCTTTATCTGGGCTGGGGGAACGCCGTGCTGGGACTTTTTCTGGGAGCGCTGTCCGGGAGCGTTATAGGTGTGTCCCTGATCATAGCCGGGAGGAAGACGCGGAAGGACTTCATCCCGTTCGGGCCTTTCCTGGCGGCCGGCTTTTTTGTAAGCATGCTCTGGGGCGGGGAAATCGTCCGGTGGTATCTTTCCTATTACGGCATTCGCTGA
- a CDS encoding prepilin-type N-terminal cleavage/methylation domain-containing protein, translated as MFENEQGLTLAEVLVAAVILGIAALGLFGAFDTGRRLDVTARYDAAAVNRAQELLEQQRAVPYTSLAPVPTRTLDPADQILGPDARFCIALGNENASAGCNYKTVTVSVYYSVPLGTMAHTVARQIDLTMERSSLETAL; from the coding sequence ATGTTTGAAAATGAGCAAGGTTTAACCCTGGCGGAGGTCCTGGTGGCGGCGGTAATCCTCGGGATCGCCGCTCTGGGGCTTTTCGGCGCATTCGACACCGGCAGGCGGCTTGACGTTACGGCGCGGTACGATGCGGCTGCGGTTAACCGCGCCCAGGAACTGCTTGAGCAGCAGCGCGCTGTTCCTTATACCAGTCTTGCTCCGGTCCCAACAAGAACCCTTGATCCTGCCGACCAGATATTGGGTCCCGACGCCAGGTTTTGCATAGCGCTTGGAAATGAAAATGCTTCTGCCGGGTGTAATTACAAGACGGTGACGGTTTCCGTATACTACTCGGTACCCCTCGGCACTATGGCCCACACCGTTGCGAGGCAAATAGACCTTACGATGGAACGGAGCAGCCTTGAAACAGCGCTTTAA